In Mycobacterium stomatepiae, the following are encoded in one genomic region:
- a CDS encoding acyl-CoA synthetase has product MLLESLNPIAVTATDISDAVKIDGTVLSRSDLVGGATSVAERVAGADRVAVLATPSVSTVLAITGCLIAGVPFVPVPSDVGAAERRHMLTDSGVRAWLGPEPDELEGLAHIPVRLHARSWHRYPEPPPEATAMVIYTSGTTGAPKGVVVSRGAIAADIDALAQAWQWTPDDVLVHGLPLFHIHGLVLGLLGSLRIGNRFVHTGRPTPAGYAQARTESGGTLYFAVPTVWSRVVADQTAAETLRSARLLVSGSAALPVPVFDRLEQLTGHRPIERYGASESLITVSTRADGERRPGWVGLPLSGIETRLLDDAGDAVPHDGETVGKLHVRGPTLFDGYLNRPEATAEVFDADGWYHTGDVAVIDAGGMHRIVGRESVDLIKSGGYRIGAGEIETSLLGHPGVQEAAVVGLPDDDLGQRIVAFVVGSSELNTDELINFVAQDLSIHKRPREVRFVDTLPRNAMGKVVKKQLLSEG; this is encoded by the coding sequence GTGCTGCTGGAATCGCTGAACCCCATTGCCGTCACTGCCACCGACATCTCCGACGCGGTCAAGATCGACGGCACCGTTTTGAGCCGCAGTGACCTCGTCGGCGGTGCGACGTCGGTGGCCGAACGCGTCGCCGGCGCGGACCGGGTTGCGGTGCTGGCCACCCCCAGCGTGTCGACCGTCCTGGCGATCACGGGCTGCCTGATCGCCGGCGTTCCGTTCGTCCCGGTGCCCTCCGATGTCGGCGCGGCCGAACGCCGGCACATGTTGACCGACTCCGGTGTGCGGGCCTGGTTGGGCCCCGAGCCGGACGAGCTGGAGGGCTTGGCGCACATCCCGGTGCGACTGCACGCCCGCTCCTGGCACCGCTACCCGGAGCCGCCGCCCGAGGCCACCGCCATGGTTATCTACACCTCGGGCACCACCGGAGCGCCCAAGGGTGTGGTGGTGAGCCGCGGCGCGATCGCCGCCGACATCGATGCGCTGGCGCAAGCCTGGCAGTGGACACCGGATGACGTGCTGGTGCATGGATTGCCGCTGTTCCACATCCACGGGTTGGTACTGGGGCTACTCGGGTCGTTGCGGATCGGAAATCGCTTCGTGCACACCGGAAGACCGACGCCGGCCGGCTATGCCCAAGCCCGTACCGAATCCGGCGGAACCCTGTACTTCGCGGTGCCGACGGTGTGGTCACGGGTGGTGGCCGATCAGACGGCCGCCGAGACACTGCGCTCGGCCCGGCTGCTGGTGTCGGGTAGCGCGGCGCTGCCCGTTCCGGTGTTCGACCGGCTGGAACAGCTGACCGGGCACCGGCCGATCGAACGCTACGGCGCCTCGGAGTCGTTGATCACGGTGTCGACGCGGGCCGACGGCGAACGCCGCCCGGGCTGGGTCGGCCTGCCGTTGTCCGGAATCGAGACCAGGCTGCTCGACGACGCCGGCGACGCGGTTCCGCATGACGGGGAAACCGTTGGAAAGCTTCATGTTCGGGGTCCGACCCTGTTCGACGGCTACCTGAATCGGCCGGAGGCCACCGCCGAGGTTTTCGACGCCGACGGTTGGTATCACACCGGCGACGTCGCGGTGATCGACGCCGGGGGCATGCATCGCATCGTCGGCCGCGAATCGGTCGACCTGATCAAATCGGGCGGATACCGCATCGGCGCGGGTGAGATCGAGACGTCGTTGCTCGGGCATCCCGGTGTGCAGGAGGCGGCCGTCGTCGGCTTGCCCGACGACGACCTGGGCCAGCGCATCGTCGCATTCGTGGTCGGCTCGTCGGAGCTCAACACCGACGAGCTGATCAACTTTGTCGCCCAAGACCTTTCGATACACAAGCGGCCGCGCGAGGTGCGGTTCGTGGATACTCTGCCGCGCAACGCGATGGGCAAGGTCGTCAAGAAGCAGCTGCTGTCCGAGGGCTGA
- a CDS encoding MFS transporter, with product MARVAVSCLVGSAIEFYDFLIYGTAAALVFPAVFFPNLTPGVAMIASMGTFATAFLSRPIGAAVFGYFGDRLGRKKTLIWTLVIMAVATVSVGLVPSTASIGMAAPLILMGLRLLQGFAVGGEWAGSALLSAEYAPGGRRGRYGMFTLLGGGVAGVLSSLTFLGVNVTIGEYSPEFLQWGWRIPFLISSVLIALALYVRLNIDETPVFAEEKARDLVPKAPLAEVFRLQGREILLAAGSVLCTMAFCYMGNTYLTMYAHTHLGYTRGFIWSIGVLSGLVSIASVIISAVLSDRVGRRRLMLLGWATCVPWAFVVVPLIDTGNKALYAVAIVGTFAISGIGSGPVGAFIPELFATRYRYSGSALAINLAGVIGGALPPLIAGTLLATYGSWSIGAMLAALALTSLVCTYLLPETRGTSL from the coding sequence ATGGCACGCGTCGCGGTCTCGTGCCTGGTCGGCTCGGCAATCGAGTTCTACGACTTCCTGATCTACGGCACCGCCGCGGCGCTGGTGTTCCCCGCCGTGTTCTTCCCCAACCTCACGCCCGGCGTGGCCATGATCGCCTCGATGGGAACCTTCGCCACGGCATTCCTGTCCCGGCCCATCGGTGCGGCCGTCTTCGGGTACTTCGGCGACCGGCTGGGCCGCAAGAAGACGCTGATCTGGACGCTGGTGATCATGGCCGTGGCGACCGTGAGCGTCGGCCTGGTGCCCAGCACCGCATCCATCGGGATGGCGGCGCCGCTGATCCTGATGGGGCTGCGGCTGCTGCAGGGGTTCGCGGTGGGCGGCGAATGGGCCGGGTCGGCCCTGCTGAGCGCCGAATACGCCCCCGGCGGCCGGCGTGGCCGGTACGGCATGTTCACCCTGCTCGGCGGCGGTGTCGCCGGCGTGCTGAGCAGCCTGACCTTCCTCGGTGTGAACGTCACGATCGGCGAGTACAGCCCCGAGTTCCTGCAGTGGGGATGGCGGATCCCGTTCCTGATCAGTTCGGTGCTGATCGCGTTGGCGTTGTACGTGCGGCTCAACATCGACGAGACCCCGGTGTTCGCCGAGGAAAAGGCCCGCGACTTGGTGCCGAAAGCGCCGCTGGCCGAAGTGTTTCGCCTGCAGGGCCGGGAGATCCTGTTGGCCGCCGGCAGCGTGCTGTGCACGATGGCGTTCTGCTACATGGGCAACACCTACTTGACCATGTACGCGCACACCCACCTGGGCTATACGCGAGGCTTCATCTGGTCGATCGGCGTGCTCAGCGGGCTGGTCAGCATTGCGAGCGTGATCATCTCCGCTGTGCTGAGTGATCGAGTGGGCCGGCGCCGGCTGATGCTGCTGGGCTGGGCGACCTGTGTGCCGTGGGCCTTCGTGGTGGTCCCGTTGATCGACACCGGCAACAAGGCGTTGTATGCGGTCGCGATTGTCGGCACCTTCGCCATCTCCGGCATCGGCAGCGGGCCCGTCGGGGCTTTCATTCCCGAACTTTTCGCCACCCGCTACCGCTACAGCGGCTCGGCGCTGGCGATCAACCTGGCCGGCGTGATCGGTGGGGCCCTGCCGCCGCTGATCGCCGGGACGCTGCTGGCGACCTACGGCAGTTGGTCGATCGGCGCCATGCTGGCCGCTCTCGCGTTGACCAGCCTGGTCTGCACCTATCTGTTGCCGGAAACCCGCGGCACGTCGCTGTAG
- the dapD gene encoding 2,3,4,5-tetrahydropyridine-2,6-dicarboxylate N-succinyltransferase codes for MTAVTGAAGIGLATLASDGSILDTWFPAPELTESGTSGTSRLALSDVPPELAALVGRDDDRNTDTVAVRTVIGSLDDVAADAYDAYLRLHLLSHRLVAPHGLNAGGLFGVLTNVVWTNHGPCAVEGFEAVRARLRRKGQATVYGVDKFPRMVDYVMPTGVRIADADRVRLGAHLAPGTTVMHEGFVNFNAGTLGTSMVEGRISGGVVVGDGSDIGGGASIMGTLSGGGTEVISIGKRCLLGANAGLGISLGDDCVVEAGLYVTAGTKVLTPEGKTMKALEFSGGNNLLFRRNSVSGAVEVVARGGQGIALNEDLHAN; via the coding sequence CTGACCGCCGTGACTGGAGCTGCAGGTATCGGGCTGGCGACGCTGGCCTCCGACGGATCGATCCTCGACACGTGGTTTCCCGCACCGGAACTGACGGAGTCGGGCACCAGCGGTACCTCGCGCCTGGCGCTGTCCGATGTGCCACCGGAGCTGGCCGCGCTGGTCGGACGAGACGACGACCGCAATACCGACACCGTGGCCGTGCGCACGGTTATCGGCTCACTCGACGATGTGGCCGCCGACGCCTACGACGCCTACCTGCGGCTGCATTTGCTGTCTCACCGCCTGGTCGCGCCGCATGGGCTGAACGCCGGCGGCTTGTTCGGGGTATTGACCAACGTGGTGTGGACTAATCACGGACCCTGCGCGGTCGAGGGTTTCGAGGCGGTCCGCGCGCGGCTGCGCCGCAAGGGACAGGCGACCGTCTACGGCGTCGACAAGTTCCCGCGGATGGTCGACTATGTGATGCCCACCGGGGTCCGCATCGCCGACGCCGACCGGGTGCGCCTCGGCGCGCACCTGGCGCCGGGCACCACCGTGATGCACGAGGGCTTCGTCAACTTCAACGCCGGCACGCTGGGCACCTCGATGGTGGAGGGCCGCATCTCCGGCGGTGTGGTGGTCGGCGACGGGTCCGACATCGGCGGCGGGGCGTCGATCATGGGCACGCTGTCCGGCGGTGGCACGGAAGTCATTTCGATCGGCAAACGCTGCCTACTGGGCGCCAACGCGGGGCTGGGCATCTCGCTGGGCGACGACTGTGTCGTCGAGGCCGGCCTGTACGTCACCGCGGGCACCAAAGTGCTTACGCCCGAGGGCAAGACGATGAAGGCACTCGAGTTCTCCGGCGGCAACAACCTGTTGTTCCGCCGCAATTCGGTCAGCGGCGCTGTGGAAGTGGTGGCCCGCGGCGGTCAGGGCATCGCCCTCAACGAGGACCTGCACGCCAACTAG
- the dapE gene encoding succinyl-diaminopimelate desuccinylase — protein MLDLHGDPIELTAALVDIPSESRDEARIADEVEAALRAQTSGFEIVRSGNAVLARTRRNRPSRVLLAGHLDTVPVAGNLPSHRSTGGDVLYGCGTSDMKSGDAVFLHLVATVAEPVHDLTLVLYDCEEIEAAANGLGRIERELPDWLAADVAILGEPTGGYIEAGCQGTLRVVVSASGTRAHSARSWLGDNAIHKLGAVLDRLASYRARTVDIDGCEYREGLSAVRVDGGVAGNVIPDAASVTVNYRFAPDRSLTDALQRVHEVLDGIDVRIEQTDGAAGALPGLSQPAAKALVEAAGGQVRAKYGWTDVARFAALGIPAVNFGPGDPNLAHTRDERVPVAAITAAVDMLRPYLGGLAGG, from the coding sequence GTGCTGGACTTGCATGGGGATCCGATCGAGTTGACCGCGGCGCTGGTCGACATCCCCAGCGAGTCGCGAGACGAGGCGCGCATTGCCGACGAGGTCGAGGCCGCGCTGCGCGCGCAGACGTCCGGCTTCGAGATCGTCCGCAGCGGCAATGCGGTGCTGGCACGCACCCGGCGCAACCGGCCGTCGCGGGTGCTGCTGGCCGGTCATCTCGACACCGTCCCGGTCGCCGGCAATCTGCCCAGCCATCGCTCGACCGGCGGCGACGTGCTTTACGGCTGCGGCACCTCGGACATGAAATCCGGCGACGCCGTCTTTCTGCATCTGGTCGCCACGGTGGCCGAGCCGGTGCACGATCTGACGCTGGTTCTCTACGACTGCGAGGAAATCGAAGCTGCCGCAAACGGTTTGGGCCGCATCGAGCGCGAGCTGCCGGACTGGTTGGCCGCCGACGTAGCGATCTTGGGCGAGCCCACCGGGGGCTACATCGAGGCCGGTTGTCAGGGCACGCTGCGAGTCGTGGTCAGCGCCAGCGGAACTCGCGCGCACTCGGCGCGGTCCTGGCTGGGCGACAACGCAATTCACAAACTGGGCGCGGTGCTGGACCGGCTGGCCTCCTACCGGGCGCGCACCGTCGACATCGACGGCTGCGAGTACCGCGAAGGCTTGTCGGCCGTGCGGGTCGACGGCGGCGTGGCCGGAAACGTGATTCCGGACGCCGCCTCGGTCACCGTCAACTACCGCTTCGCGCCCGACCGGTCGCTCACCGATGCGTTGCAACGCGTGCACGAGGTGCTCGACGGGATCGACGTGCGTATCGAGCAGACCGATGGCGCGGCGGGTGCGCTACCCGGCTTGTCGCAGCCGGCCGCCAAGGCGCTGGTCGAGGCCGCCGGCGGACAGGTGCGGGCGAAATACGGCTGGACGGACGTGGCCCGGTTCGCCGCGCTGGGCATCCCGGCGGTCAACTTCGGGCCCGGTGACCCCAACCTCGCGCACACCCGCGACGAGCGGGTACCCGTCGCCGCGATCACCGCCGCGGTGGACATGCTGCGGCCCTACCTGGGCGGTTTAGCGGGCGGCTAA
- a CDS encoding AAA family ATPase produces MAIRWNVPQHASTLERLESAVGDAARRGAVVLGPDGVGKSTLARLAAEHFASGNPSTFIRWVTGTPTERVVPFGAFSHIVDFSSFGAEIGKPAALLRAARASLSRDRQGDLLLIVDDAHDLDILSATLVYQLALAGTARMIVTARDPSSGAAPEAIAALWTDGLLERIDVDAPDAATSPAEVDTFIAELPAAARAVLDYLAVQEPLSLADLTVLAGDGAVGEAQEWGAAETRVRDAHAEAPVVYTAHPLFSERARAALGADGTRRRRTELVELQSQHPPEHLSDRLRLASLALDSDAPQPVADVVDAAQQALRLGDLTLGERFARSALQRCEDSQNLAARLPLANSLAFQGRGREAEELLAAVDSAALPEEELMRWTLLRAANQFFMLSEPERATAFLLTIRNRVADVGPRLTLDALSATFAMNAGNIEGAVEIAHRVLDSPAVDDQAVAWAASAATLCSARQGRFADVEPLAQRALNAEHPGLLRFTVGLGETTTLPMAGRVEKATELAQQFTDFAELQQPGRAIGEVLLAHTLIAAGRFAEAATLLGPATAALERTGYSWGPLSLMLLATALAQQGDIAGGAKALSRAESRHGTKSALFGPELGVARAWRRAAERDSHGAIAAARDAARMAERRGQSAVALRVWHEAVRLGDIRAVDPLARLCDEVDCVAGQLALAHAKAVATSDGDALRAVAAELTAVGMHAAAADATAQAQQCA; encoded by the coding sequence ATGGCGATTCGATGGAACGTCCCGCAGCACGCGTCCACGTTGGAACGACTGGAGTCAGCCGTGGGTGACGCGGCGCGGCGCGGCGCGGTGGTGCTCGGGCCCGACGGCGTCGGCAAATCCACCCTGGCGCGGCTGGCCGCCGAACACTTCGCGAGCGGCAACCCGAGCACCTTCATCCGCTGGGTCACCGGCACCCCGACCGAGCGCGTGGTCCCGTTCGGCGCTTTCAGCCACATCGTGGACTTCTCCAGTTTCGGGGCCGAAATCGGTAAGCCGGCCGCGCTGTTGCGGGCGGCCCGGGCGTCGCTGAGCCGGGACCGGCAGGGCGATCTGCTGCTGATCGTCGACGACGCCCACGACCTGGACATCCTGTCGGCGACCCTGGTCTACCAGCTGGCACTGGCCGGCACCGCCCGGATGATCGTCACCGCCCGCGACCCGTCTTCAGGGGCCGCACCCGAGGCCATCGCGGCGCTGTGGACCGACGGTCTGCTGGAGCGCATCGACGTCGACGCGCCCGACGCGGCCACCAGCCCGGCCGAGGTCGACACCTTCATCGCCGAGTTGCCCGCGGCCGCCCGGGCGGTGCTCGACTACCTGGCCGTCCAAGAGCCGCTGTCGCTGGCCGACCTCACCGTGCTGGCCGGCGACGGCGCGGTCGGCGAGGCGCAGGAGTGGGGTGCGGCGGAAACCCGGGTGCGCGACGCGCATGCCGAGGCGCCGGTGGTGTACACCGCCCACCCGCTGTTCTCCGAACGTGCGCGTGCCGCACTCGGGGCCGACGGCACCCGGCGGCGACGCACCGAATTGGTCGAGCTGCAGAGCCAGCATCCGCCGGAGCATCTGTCCGACCGGCTGCGGCTGGCGTCCCTCGCGCTGGACAGCGACGCCCCGCAACCGGTGGCCGACGTCGTCGATGCCGCCCAGCAGGCGCTGCGACTCGGCGATCTCACGCTCGGCGAGCGATTCGCGCGCTCCGCGCTGCAGCGCTGCGAGGACTCCCAGAATCTGGCGGCGCGGCTGCCGCTGGCGAATTCGCTGGCGTTTCAGGGCCGCGGCCGCGAAGCCGAGGAGCTGCTGGCCGCGGTCGACTCCGCCGCGTTGCCCGAAGAAGAGCTGATGAGGTGGACGCTGCTACGGGCGGCCAATCAGTTCTTCATGCTCAGCGAGCCGGAGCGGGCCACCGCGTTCCTGCTGACCATCCGCAATCGGGTCGCCGATGTCGGTCCGCGGCTGACGCTCGACGCGCTCAGCGCGACCTTCGCGATGAACGCCGGCAACATCGAGGGTGCGGTCGAGATCGCGCATCGGGTGCTGGATTCGCCGGCCGTCGACGACCAGGCGGTGGCCTGGGCGGCGAGCGCGGCCACGCTCTGCTCGGCGCGCCAGGGCCGGTTCGCCGATGTGGAGCCGCTGGCGCAGCGCGCGCTGAACGCCGAGCACCCCGGGCTGCTGCGGTTCACGGTCGGCCTGGGCGAGACGACGACCCTGCCGATGGCGGGCCGGGTCGAGAAGGCGACCGAACTGGCGCAGCAGTTCACCGATTTCGCCGAGTTGCAGCAGCCGGGACGGGCGATCGGCGAGGTGCTGCTGGCTCACACGCTGATCGCCGCCGGCAGATTCGCCGAGGCCGCCACGCTGCTGGGCCCGGCCACCGCGGCCCTGGAACGCACCGGCTATTCGTGGGGGCCACTGTCGCTGATGCTGCTGGCCACCGCGCTGGCCCAGCAGGGCGACATCGCCGGCGGGGCAAAAGCCTTGAGCAGAGCCGAATCCCGGCATGGCACCAAGTCGGCTTTGTTCGGCCCCGAGCTGGGGGTGGCCCGGGCCTGGCGGCGGGCCGCCGAACGCGACTCGCACGGGGCGATCGCGGCGGCGCGCGACGCGGCCCGGATGGCCGAGCGCCGTGGGCAGTCGGCGGTGGCGCTGCGCGTCTGGCATGAGGCCGTGCGCCTCGGCGACATCCGCGCGGTGGATCCGCTGGCCCGGCTGTGCGACGAGGTCGACTGCGTAGCGGGACAGCTCGCGCTGGCTCACGCCAAGGCGGTGGCGACAAGCGACGGGGACGCGCTGCGCGCGGTGGCCGCCGAGCTGACGGCGGTCGGTATGCACGCGGCGGCCGCCGATGCCACCGCGCAGGCACAGCAGTGCGCTTAG
- a CDS encoding LOG family protein, whose translation MRPDRDSSLEWAVCVYCASGPTHPELLYLAGELGEAIADRGWTLVWGGGHVSAMGAVASAARAHGGRTVGVIPQHLMRRELADKNADELIVTDTMRERKRVMEDRADAFIVLPGGIGTLDELFEAWTTGYLGMHDKPVVMLDTWGHYEGLLVWLNGLLDRGYISQVAMDSLVLVDKVNDAIEACAPV comes from the coding sequence ATGCGCCCCGACCGCGATTCCTCACTCGAATGGGCGGTCTGCGTCTACTGTGCGTCCGGCCCGACGCATCCCGAATTGCTGTATCTGGCCGGAGAACTTGGCGAAGCGATCGCCGACCGCGGCTGGACGCTGGTGTGGGGCGGCGGCCACGTTTCGGCGATGGGAGCGGTGGCCAGTGCGGCACGCGCGCACGGCGGCCGGACCGTGGGCGTGATCCCGCAACACCTGATGCGCCGGGAGCTTGCCGACAAGAATGCCGACGAGCTGATCGTCACCGATACGATGCGCGAACGGAAGCGCGTCATGGAAGATCGCGCCGATGCGTTCATCGTGCTGCCGGGCGGGATCGGGACCCTCGACGAGCTGTTCGAGGCGTGGACGACGGGCTATCTGGGTATGCACGACAAACCCGTGGTGATGCTCGACACCTGGGGTCACTACGAGGGCTTGTTGGTGTGGTTGAACGGCTTGCTCGACCGCGGCTACATCTCGCAGGTAGCGATGGACTCGTTGGTGCTGGTCGATAAGGTGAATGACGCAATCGAGGCGTGCGCCCCTGTCTGA
- the folP gene encoding dihydropteroate synthase, producing MTGHYGRVQSTLCGRPVAGDRALVMAIINRTTDSFYDKGATFSDEAARAAVHQAVADGADVIDIGGVKAGPGDNVDANMEIARLVPFIEWLRGAYPDQLISVDTWRSEVARLACAAGADLINDTWGGVDPALPEVAAELGVGLVCSHTGGARPRTRPFRVSFGTTTRGVVDDVIRQVTGAAERAVAAGVAPDRVLIDPAHDFGKNTFHGLVLLRHVGELVNTGWPVLMALSNKDFVGETLGVELTERLEGTLAATALAAAGGVRMFRVHQVAATRRVLEMVASIQGTRPPARTVRGLA from the coding sequence ATGACCGGGCACTATGGACGGGTGCAGTCAACTCTGTGCGGCCGACCGGTGGCCGGGGATCGCGCGCTGGTCATGGCGATCATCAACCGCACAACGGACTCGTTCTACGACAAGGGTGCGACCTTCAGCGATGAGGCGGCCCGTGCCGCCGTCCACCAAGCGGTCGCGGACGGTGCCGACGTCATCGACATCGGCGGCGTCAAGGCGGGCCCGGGCGACAACGTCGACGCGAATATGGAGATCGCCCGCTTGGTGCCGTTCATCGAATGGCTGCGGGGTGCCTATCCGGATCAGCTGATCAGCGTCGACACCTGGCGCTCCGAAGTGGCCAGGCTGGCCTGCGCGGCGGGCGCGGACCTGATCAACGACACGTGGGGCGGCGTCGACCCGGCCCTGCCGGAGGTCGCCGCGGAGCTCGGCGTGGGCTTGGTGTGTTCGCACACCGGCGGTGCGCGGCCGCGCACGCGTCCGTTCCGGGTGAGTTTCGGCACAACCACCCGCGGCGTGGTCGACGACGTGATTCGTCAGGTCACCGGGGCCGCCGAACGCGCCGTCGCGGCCGGAGTGGCCCCTGACCGGGTGCTGATCGACCCGGCCCACGATTTCGGGAAGAACACCTTCCACGGGCTGGTCCTGTTGCGGCACGTGGGCGAACTTGTTAATACCGGATGGCCCGTGCTCATGGCTTTGAGCAACAAGGACTTCGTCGGGGAGACTCTGGGTGTGGAATTGACCGAACGGCTGGAGGGGACGCTGGCAGCCACGGCGCTAGCGGCGGCCGGCGGCGTCCGGATGTTCCGCGTGCATCAGGTCGCCGCGACCCGACGGGTACTGGAAATGGTCGCCTCCATCCAGGGCACTCGCCCACCGGCGCGCACGGTGAGAGGACTTGCATGA
- a CDS encoding glucosyl-3-phosphoglycerate synthase, which yields MTASELVARDLATGAVAARPGDVWLSNGSSRPGRTLGELEEAKAGRTISVVLPALNEEASVASVIGSISPLVDGLVDELIVLDSGSTDDTEIRAIAAGARVVSREQALPEVPTRPGKGEVLWRSLAATSGDIVVFVDSDLVDPHPMFVPWLVDPLLTGDGIHLVKSFYRRPLMVREADGVSDVGDLGGGVAPTGGGRVTELVARPLLSALRPELGCVLQPLGGEYAASRDLLTSLPFAPGYGVEIGLLIDTFDRLGLDAIAQVNLGVRAHRNRPLAELGAMSRQVIATLLSRCGIPDSGVGLTQFFADGEGYTQHTSPVSLTDRPPMKGFRPR from the coding sequence ATGACGGCATCAGAGCTGGTGGCCCGCGATCTCGCCACCGGCGCCGTCGCGGCTCGGCCCGGCGACGTCTGGCTGTCCAACGGGTCGAGCCGGCCCGGCCGAACGCTGGGGGAGCTCGAGGAAGCGAAGGCCGGACGCACGATCTCGGTGGTGCTGCCGGCCCTCAACGAGGAAGCCTCCGTCGCGTCGGTGATCGGCAGCATCTCACCGCTGGTCGACGGATTGGTCGACGAGCTGATCGTGCTGGACTCCGGCTCGACGGACGACACCGAGATCCGCGCCATCGCGGCCGGCGCCCGCGTCGTCAGCCGCGAACAGGCGCTCCCCGAGGTGCCGACACGGCCGGGCAAGGGCGAGGTGTTGTGGCGCTCACTCGCGGCCACTAGCGGCGACATCGTGGTGTTCGTCGACAGTGACCTCGTCGATCCGCACCCGATGTTCGTCCCCTGGCTAGTCGACCCGCTGCTCACGGGTGACGGCATTCATCTGGTCAAGAGCTTTTACCGACGGCCGCTGATGGTCCGCGAGGCGGACGGGGTCAGCGATGTCGGCGATCTGGGCGGCGGCGTGGCCCCCACCGGCGGCGGGCGGGTCACCGAGCTGGTGGCCCGACCCTTGTTGTCGGCACTTCGGCCGGAGCTGGGCTGCGTGCTGCAGCCCCTCGGCGGCGAATACGCGGCCAGCCGGGACTTGCTGACCTCGCTGCCGTTCGCCCCGGGCTACGGCGTGGAGATCGGCCTGCTGATCGACACTTTCGACCGGTTGGGCCTAGACGCGATCGCCCAGGTCAATCTGGGTGTACGGGCGCACCGCAACCGGCCGCTGGCCGAGCTGGGCGCGATGAGCCGCCAGGTGATCGCCACCCTGCTCTCGCGCTGCGGTATCCCCGACTCCGGCGTCGGGCTGACGCAGTTCTTCGCCGACGGTGAGGGCTACACCCAGCACACCTCCCCGGTGTCGCTGACCGACCGGCCGCCGATGAAAGGGTTCAGGCCCCGATAA
- a CDS encoding DivIVA domain-containing protein — protein MALVLLYLVVLVLVAIVLFGAASLLFGCGEQLPPLPRGTTATVLPAYGVTGTDVDAVKFTQVLRGYKTSEVDWVLDRLARELEALRGQLAAVDASPGTVDASAEPDGEHTPGEDPA, from the coding sequence GTGGCGTTGGTCTTGCTCTACCTCGTGGTGTTGGTGCTGGTGGCGATCGTGCTGTTCGGCGCGGCGAGCTTGCTGTTCGGGTGCGGTGAGCAGCTGCCGCCGCTGCCGCGCGGCACGACGGCGACGGTGCTGCCCGCCTACGGCGTCACCGGCACCGACGTCGACGCGGTCAAGTTCACCCAGGTGCTGCGGGGTTACAAGACCAGCGAGGTGGACTGGGTGCTGGACCGGCTGGCCCGCGAGCTCGAGGCGCTGCGGGGTCAGCTGGCCGCGGTCGACGCCTCGCCGGGCACCGTTGACGCGTCCGCGGAGCCCGACGGAGAGCACACCCCGGGCGAGGATCCGGCGTGA
- a CDS encoding DNA-3-methyladenine glycosylase I, translating to MTDDGRIRCGWAVGRPGPDFDLYRDYHDEEWGRPLRGRVALFERMSLEAFQSGLSWLTILRKRENFRRAFAGFDIEKVARFTDGDVRRLMADAGIVRNRAKIDATIANARAVAELGTSEDLSDLLWSFAPPPRPRPVDGCEIPSATDESKAMAKELKRRGFRFVGPTTAYALMQATGMVDDHVRDCWVPSPR from the coding sequence GTGACCGATGACGGGCGAATTCGCTGCGGCTGGGCGGTGGGTCGGCCCGGGCCCGACTTCGACCTGTACCGCGACTATCACGACGAGGAGTGGGGCCGCCCGCTGCGCGGCCGGGTGGCGCTGTTCGAGCGGATGAGTCTGGAAGCCTTCCAGAGCGGCCTGTCGTGGTTGACGATCCTGCGCAAGCGGGAGAATTTCCGGCGCGCCTTCGCCGGGTTCGACATCGAGAAAGTTGCTCGCTTTACCGACGGCGATGTGCGACGGCTGATGGCCGATGCCGGCATCGTCCGCAACCGGGCCAAGATCGACGCGACGATTGCCAACGCCCGCGCGGTGGCCGAGTTGGGCACGTCGGAAGACCTGTCCGACCTGCTCTGGTCGTTCGCGCCGCCGCCGCGGCCCCGTCCCGTCGATGGATGCGAAATCCCTTCCGCTACCGACGAATCCAAGGCGATGGCGAAGGAACTCAAACGCCGCGGATTTCGTTTCGTGGGCCCCACCACGGCGTACGCGCTGATGCAGGCAACCGGCATGGTCGACGACCACGTCCGTGATTGCTGGGTTCCCTCGCCTCGCTGA
- a CDS encoding DUF3117 domain-containing protein: MAAMKPRTGDGPLEATKEGRGIVMRVPLEGGGRLVVELTPDEAAALGDELKGVTS, encoded by the coding sequence ATGGCGGCGATGAAGCCCCGGACCGGAGACGGTCCTCTGGAAGCGACTAAGGAGGGGCGCGGCATCGTAATGCGGGTACCACTTGAAGGTGGTGGCCGTCTCGTCGTCGAGCTGACACCCGACGAAGCCGCCGCCCTGGGCGATGAACTCAAAGGCGTCACCAGCTAA